The following coding sequences lie in one Polynucleobacter necessarius genomic window:
- the rho gene encoding transcription termination factor Rho: protein MQLTELKGLHVSALLEMAASLEIENTQRMRKQELMFAILKKRAKAGETVFGDGTLEVLPDGFGFLRSPEASYIASPDDIYISPAQIRRFNLHTGDSVEGEVRTPKDGERYFALVKVDKINGLAPEALKNRIMFENLTPLHPNRVISLERDIKAEENLTGRIIDMISPIGYGQRGLIVASPKSGKTVIMQHIAHAIATNNPEAILIVLLVDERPEEVTEMQRSVRGEVVASTFDEPAVRHVQVAEMVIEKAKRLVEMGKDVIILLDSITRLARAYNTVVPSSGKVLSGGVDANALQRPKRFFGAARNIEEGGSLTIIATALIETGSRMDDLIYEEFKGTGNMEVHLERRLAERRVYPSINLNKSGTRREELLVKAENLQKIWVLRKLLADMDDIEAMNFIVDKLKSTKNNGEFFDLMRRGG, encoded by the coding sequence ATGCAATTAACTGAACTCAAAGGCCTTCACGTATCCGCTCTGCTTGAAATGGCAGCTAGCTTGGAGATTGAAAACACTCAACGGATGCGCAAACAAGAATTGATGTTTGCCATTCTGAAAAAACGTGCGAAGGCTGGTGAAACCGTTTTCGGTGACGGCACCTTGGAAGTATTGCCAGATGGCTTTGGTTTCTTGCGTTCTCCTGAAGCCTCATACATAGCTTCACCTGATGACATATACATTTCTCCAGCGCAGATCCGCCGCTTTAATTTACATACAGGCGATAGCGTTGAAGGCGAAGTACGCACCCCTAAAGATGGTGAGCGTTACTTTGCATTGGTAAAGGTAGACAAGATCAACGGTTTGGCTCCAGAAGCCCTCAAGAACCGCATCATGTTCGAAAACTTAACGCCATTACACCCGAACCGTGTAATTAGCTTAGAGCGTGATATCAAGGCTGAAGAGAATTTAACCGGTCGTATTATCGATATGATCTCGCCAATTGGCTACGGCCAACGCGGGTTGATCGTAGCTTCTCCAAAATCCGGTAAGACCGTGATAATGCAGCACATTGCTCATGCAATTGCCACAAACAATCCTGAAGCCATTCTGATTGTGTTGCTCGTCGACGAGCGCCCTGAAGAAGTAACTGAAATGCAACGCTCAGTACGTGGTGAAGTGGTCGCCTCCACTTTCGATGAACCTGCAGTTCGTCACGTACAAGTTGCTGAGATGGTGATTGAAAAAGCAAAACGTTTAGTCGAGATGGGCAAAGATGTCATCATCTTGTTGGACTCCATTACTCGTCTTGCTCGCGCATACAACACCGTAGTGCCTTCATCAGGCAAAGTACTTTCTGGTGGTGTGGATGCGAATGCGCTACAACGTCCAAAACGTTTCTTTGGTGCGGCACGTAATATTGAAGAAGGTGGCTCATTAACCATCATCGCCACCGCCCTGATTGAAACCGGTAGCCGTATGGATGACCTCATCTATGAAGAGTTCAAAGGTACTGGCAACATGGAAGTTCATCTCGAGCGTCGCTTGGCTGAACGTCGTGTCTACCCATCGATCAACCTCAATAAGTCTGGCACCCGTCGTGAAGAACTCTTGGTTAAAGCTGAGAACCTCCAGAAGATCTGGGTATTGCGTAAATTGTTGGCCGATATGGACGATATCGAGGCGATGAACTTCATTGTCGATAAGCTCAAATCCACCAAAAATAATGGTGAATTCTTCGACTTGATGCGTCGCGGAGGCTAA
- a CDS encoding type B 50S ribosomal protein L31 yields MKPGIHPEYREIVFVDVSNNFSFKTRSTMSTKETIKWEDGNEYPLAKIETSSESHPFYTGTQKIMDTAGRVEKFRQKFGTKAVAKATGDGAAKTAEKKAAAAEAKAAEKTAKKKA; encoded by the coding sequence ATGAAACCTGGCATTCACCCCGAATATCGTGAAATCGTCTTTGTAGACGTTTCTAATAACTTCAGCTTCAAGACTCGCTCCACTATGTCTACTAAAGAGACAATCAAGTGGGAAGATGGCAATGAATATCCATTAGCCAAGATCGAGACTTCATCTGAATCACACCCTTTCTACACTGGTACCCAAAAAATTATGGATACCGCTGGTCGTGTTGAGAAATTCCGTCAGAAGTTCGGTACTAAAGCGGTTGCTAAAGCTACCGGTGATGGCGCTGCTAAAACAGCTGAGAAAAAAGCTGCTGCTGCAGAAGCTAAAGCTGCTGAAAAAACAGCTAAGAAGAAGGCTTAA
- a CDS encoding ArnT family glycosyltransferase: protein MVKLTAATTKSIPRIIIFALTLVYGFAGLFFRDPWKNEDAIGFGGMWSFFRGNSIDWVVPHLTGRDISLGTPLPYWMGATLIEWFGPFIGATNAARLYAAICFFSAALAIWYATYLLGRCREVQPMALAVGGQPDMKSYGMTLADGALLIFLACVGLAQRAHETTPMMAQLMGISIVLYGAVRGLDKPWQGGLWTGLGIAIVALSSNLTLSLIIVSSTIIAVITSNAKLRFRWTLTSTVLGLIDFAIWPIVWYLADLPVHWRHIAEEGWRNMPEMCATPSLESLRFLSANFWAYAWPVWPLAIVSLAHWGRNTDSGAWRAPHLCIPMSLFIGSFIYVLFRLEANEHDLMILIPSLSIVAAFSLPVLKRSVISFIDWFAMFSFTLVALAVWIIWLAKVTGYPETSAANIARLLPGFESQFNVLAFIIALAITGVWLAVVRWRTSRAPKEIWRCLIISASGTTLMWVLLMTLWLPTINYAKTYRHVSARLVQVIPSGGGCIDTSSLGFAQLASFEYFTKLKLRDDPNCPWMLTHSQFEAKAFAQLNNKKLTLLWEDRRAADHDERLRLYEVIPK from the coding sequence ATGGTCAAACTTACCGCCGCCACCACTAAATCCATTCCCCGCATTATTATTTTTGCGCTGACTTTGGTTTATGGTTTTGCAGGTTTGTTCTTTCGGGACCCTTGGAAGAACGAAGATGCAATCGGCTTTGGTGGCATGTGGTCATTCTTTCGCGGCAACTCCATTGATTGGGTAGTTCCGCACTTAACCGGTCGCGACATTTCTCTTGGAACGCCTCTGCCCTATTGGATGGGAGCTACTCTCATCGAATGGTTTGGTCCGTTCATTGGCGCCACCAATGCAGCCCGCTTATATGCGGCAATCTGCTTCTTCTCTGCTGCTTTAGCCATTTGGTACGCCACCTATTTATTGGGACGTTGTCGTGAAGTCCAACCAATGGCTCTCGCTGTTGGTGGTCAACCAGATATGAAGAGCTATGGCATGACCTTAGCCGATGGCGCGCTACTCATTTTCTTAGCATGCGTTGGTTTAGCTCAACGTGCTCATGAGACAACGCCGATGATGGCACAGCTGATGGGCATCAGTATTGTGTTGTATGGCGCTGTGCGCGGTTTAGATAAACCATGGCAAGGCGGTCTCTGGACGGGACTTGGCATCGCCATTGTTGCACTCTCAAGCAACCTCACGCTCAGTCTCATCATCGTCTCTTCGACCATCATTGCCGTCATCACTAGCAATGCTAAATTACGCTTTCGTTGGACACTCACAAGCACTGTTTTAGGTTTAATCGATTTTGCAATCTGGCCCATTGTTTGGTATTTGGCAGATCTTCCTGTGCACTGGCGACACATTGCTGAAGAAGGCTGGCGCAATATGCCAGAGATGTGCGCAACTCCTTCACTTGAGTCGCTAAGGTTTTTAAGCGCGAACTTCTGGGCTTACGCTTGGCCAGTTTGGCCATTAGCTATCGTCTCCTTGGCGCACTGGGGACGTAATACAGATTCCGGCGCATGGCGCGCACCGCATCTTTGCATTCCAATGAGCTTATTTATTGGAAGCTTCATTTATGTTTTGTTCCGCCTTGAAGCAAACGAACATGATTTAATGATTTTGATTCCTAGCCTTTCCATTGTGGCTGCATTTAGCTTACCAGTCCTCAAGCGCAGTGTCATTAGCTTCATTGATTGGTTCGCGATGTTTAGCTTCACACTCGTTGCTCTAGCCGTTTGGATTATTTGGCTAGCTAAAGTGACAGGCTACCCAGAAACTAGTGCAGCTAATATTGCCCGGCTACTCCCTGGTTTTGAAAGTCAATTCAATGTCTTAGCCTTTATCATAGCCCTCGCTATTACAGGAGTGTGGCTCGCTGTTGTGCGCTGGAGAACTTCTCGTGCACCCAAAGAAATTTGGCGTTGTCTGATTATTTCTGCATCTGGCACCACATTGATGTGGGTTCTCTTGATGACTCTTTGGCTACCCACCATTAACTATGCCAAAACCTATCGTCATGTTTCGGCTCGTTTAGTTCAGGTGATTCCATCTGGTGGCGGTTGCATCGATACAAGTAGCTTAGGTTTTGCGCAGCTAGCATCTTTTGAATACTTTACTAAGCTGAAGTTACGCGATGACCCGAACTGCCCATGGATGCTCACTCATAGCCAATTTGAGGCAAAGGCATTCGCGCAATTAAATAACAAGAAGCTCACCCTGCTTTGGGAAGATCGCCGCGCAGCTGACCACGACGAACGCTTACGCCTTTATGAAGTCATTCCAAAATAA
- the lpoB gene encoding penicillin-binding protein activator LpoB, whose product MNMNSKFLYLTAILLSVAALTACSGPQVRYGDAKAVETVNADCRSTDLQMIAESMTRSLLQTKAISGSKDASIVTLADVKNKTSEYIDTRVITDKIRTQLMKSGQVRFAVSVSEMQNQTDELKRQNQSGLYKNSTIAKTGNMQGAQYRIEGSIASIVKNTKDVKDVYYVFNLNLINNEAGLLEWADEKEIRKTATR is encoded by the coding sequence ATGAATATGAACTCTAAATTTCTCTATTTAACAGCCATCCTATTATCCGTAGCAGCACTTACTGCATGCTCTGGGCCGCAGGTTCGATATGGTGATGCGAAGGCAGTTGAGACTGTGAACGCCGATTGTAGGTCTACTGATCTGCAGATGATTGCAGAGTCTATGACGAGATCACTTCTACAGACGAAAGCGATCTCTGGCAGCAAAGATGCGTCGATTGTGACGCTCGCGGATGTAAAGAATAAGACCTCTGAATATATTGATACCCGCGTCATTACGGATAAGATTCGTACGCAACTCATGAAGAGCGGCCAAGTGCGATTTGCAGTCAGCGTTTCTGAAATGCAAAATCAAACAGATGAGCTAAAACGCCAGAATCAGTCTGGGCTTTACAAGAACAGCACTATTGCCAAGACCGGCAATATGCAAGGAGCCCAATATCGTATTGAGGGATCTATTGCATCAATCGTAAAAAATACCAAAGATGTAAAAGATGTTTACTACGTCTTTAACTTGAACCTCATTAATAACGAGGCTGGTTTGCTCGAGTGGGCCGATGAAAAAGAGATTCGTAAAACGGCTACTCGCTAA
- a CDS encoding YcfL family protein: protein MTTLALVACSSTPSIKDMAVRMGDTDSIQIMDMRSIIVRNGVLTAQVTIQNDSKSNLVSYRFRWLGKNGMTVTDEEAWKPVTVGKGQSTVIMGIAPTPDATDFRFKLNQYK from the coding sequence TTGACGACACTAGCTTTAGTAGCTTGTAGCTCTACGCCTTCCATCAAGGATATGGCGGTGCGTATGGGAGACACGGACAGCATTCAAATTATGGATATGCGCAGTATCATTGTGCGCAATGGGGTGTTGACCGCTCAAGTCACTATTCAAAATGACAGCAAATCAAATTTAGTTTCTTATCGATTTAGATGGCTTGGTAAAAATGGCATGACAGTAACAGACGAAGAGGCTTGGAAGCCTGTGACCGTAGGTAAAGGCCAGTCGACCGTTATTATGGGTATAGCCCCTACGCCTGATGCTACCGACTTTCGTTTCAAGTTAAATCAATACAAGTAA
- a CDS encoding tripartite tricarboxylate transporter substrate-binding protein, producing MSFDPVKDFTPISFLASTPNVLIVNKKLGVNNLHELIELAKAKPNELTFGSSGIGTSLHMSGELFKEIVGVQIRHIPYKGRAQSLPDLLSGRISMLFDNLSSSLVLIKAGEVQALGVTTLKRSQAAPEIPALAEQGLTGFEAVSWFSLMAPANLPPSIQKHLNQMVRQTLSNPDVKSRLLAGGLEPAPG from the coding sequence ATGTCGTTTGATCCTGTCAAAGACTTCACACCTATCAGTTTTTTAGCAAGCACGCCGAATGTGCTGATCGTCAATAAGAAACTAGGGGTTAATAATCTGCATGAACTCATTGAGTTAGCAAAAGCAAAACCGAATGAGCTGACTTTTGGTTCATCTGGTATTGGCACTTCATTGCATATGTCTGGTGAATTGTTTAAAGAAATAGTAGGAGTACAAATTCGCCATATTCCCTATAAAGGTCGTGCGCAATCTTTGCCCGATCTTCTGAGTGGTCGAATCTCTATGCTGTTTGATAATCTTTCTTCTTCTTTGGTTTTGATTAAAGCGGGGGAAGTACAGGCACTAGGGGTCACTACACTCAAACGCTCGCAAGCCGCCCCTGAAATACCCGCTTTGGCTGAACAAGGGTTAACGGGATTTGAGGCAGTCTCGTGGTTCTCTTTGATGGCGCCAGCCAATCTACCACCCTCTATCCAAAAGCATTTAAATCAGATGGTTCGGCAAACCTTGAGCAATCCAGACGTTAAATCACGTCTTTTAGCGGGCGGTCTAGAGCCAGCCCCAGGGTAG
- a CDS encoding Bug family tripartite tricarboxylate transporter substrate binding protein has translation MQFLRVLKRYLAVLILWSLGLSVCAQEISSKNNSPWPKQSIRIIVTFTPGGAPDILARVLAESWQQNLGVPVLVENRPGYGGNIGADLVAKSEPDGYTLLIGTGLVFMRLMARSMKRCRLILSKTSHLSVF, from the coding sequence ATGCAATTCTTAAGAGTGCTTAAGCGCTATTTGGCTGTTCTGATTCTATGGTCGCTGGGACTTTCTGTATGCGCCCAAGAGATCTCATCAAAAAATAACTCTCCTTGGCCAAAACAATCTATACGCATCATCGTCACCTTCACTCCTGGAGGTGCGCCTGATATTTTGGCTCGTGTGTTGGCAGAGAGTTGGCAGCAAAATTTAGGTGTACCAGTGTTAGTGGAAAACCGACCTGGGTACGGTGGCAATATTGGCGCAGACCTCGTTGCTAAGAGTGAACCGGATGGCTACACCTTATTGATTGGTACGGGGTTGGTATTCATGCGATTAATGGCGCGCTCTATGAAAAGATGTCGTTTGATCCTGTCAAAGACTTCACACCTATCAGTTTTTTAG
- a CDS encoding disulfide bond formation protein B: MSRNSFPSLAALGNQLALLAIIGMLSYAFFDQFYFGELPCPLCLMQRMGFVIIGFALVLNIRCGAHSAHYGWGIIGGLVGMMVSLRQVFLHILPGDKGFGKTFLELHFCTWAYVGYTGLLVGLAVLLMLPNRDVRSRSWFANTLIILFILLVLGKLISTLLECGIGPCADDPVKYEGWLWLRSRFGI, from the coding sequence GTGAGTAGAAACTCTTTTCCCTCTTTAGCGGCGCTGGGCAATCAGCTTGCATTGTTGGCGATCATTGGCATGCTTTCCTATGCCTTCTTTGATCAATTTTATTTTGGTGAGCTTCCTTGCCCCTTGTGCTTAATGCAACGCATGGGCTTTGTGATCATTGGCTTTGCTTTAGTCCTGAATATTCGTTGCGGTGCGCACTCGGCTCATTATGGTTGGGGAATCATTGGTGGCTTAGTTGGAATGATGGTTTCCCTTCGCCAAGTGTTCTTGCACATCCTCCCTGGTGATAAAGGATTTGGTAAAACATTTTTAGAGCTCCATTTTTGTACTTGGGCTTATGTAGGGTATACCGGTCTCTTGGTAGGGCTGGCAGTTCTATTAATGCTCCCCAATCGCGATGTGCGTTCACGCTCATGGTTTGCAAATACGCTGATCATTCTTTTTATTCTCTTGGTTTTAGGCAAGCTGATTTCTACCTTGTTGGAATGTGGCATTGGGCCTTGTGCTGATGACCCTGTGAAGTATGAGGGCTGGCTCTGGCTGCGCTCTCGTTTTGGCATTTAA
- a CDS encoding DUF5993 family protein, producing MYMFLPFLMAFIGLVLVWFEKRLAGLIVLAITVGTLMLWFRAHATSHLNISL from the coding sequence ATGTATATGTTTCTACCATTTCTGATGGCTTTTATCGGACTTGTTTTAGTCTGGTTTGAGAAGCGCCTTGCAGGCTTGATAGTTTTAGCAATCACAGTTGGTACCCTGATGCTTTGGTTCCGTGCGCATGCAACATCTCACCTCAATATCAGCCTGTAA
- a CDS encoding enoyl-CoA hydratase/isomerase family protein, with the protein MSTKSTPPCLDLEITGNLAWVTFNNPAARNALTWPMYEELKIICDALAKNIDIRVVIFRGAGDKAFVSGSDIQQFVDLQKDEAYEVAVDQIFASLQQLLMPTIAMIEGLAVGSGLLMATACDFRISTIEARFGIPVAKTLGNCLSPSNLSWIAAHLDFPTVKKMLLTAELIKAPELRESGYLYQTVVPSEIHEAVNALAVKLAALAPITQKSSKLTLARLLQSNLPDCTDLMRETYNSADFREGVNAFLEGRSPQWTGK; encoded by the coding sequence ATGAGCACTAAATCTACCCCGCCATGCTTAGATCTTGAGATCACAGGAAATTTGGCATGGGTTACTTTCAATAACCCAGCGGCACGCAATGCTTTGACTTGGCCAATGTACGAAGAGCTCAAAATCATTTGTGATGCGCTTGCGAAAAATATAGATATTCGCGTAGTGATTTTTCGAGGAGCTGGAGATAAGGCATTTGTTTCTGGCAGCGATATTCAACAGTTCGTTGATCTTCAAAAAGATGAGGCATATGAAGTGGCTGTCGATCAGATTTTTGCCTCACTCCAACAACTTCTCATGCCAACAATAGCAATGATTGAAGGCTTAGCGGTAGGCAGTGGATTATTAATGGCAACTGCCTGTGATTTTCGAATCTCTACGATTGAAGCGCGCTTCGGCATTCCAGTTGCGAAGACATTGGGCAACTGTTTATCTCCCAGCAATCTGTCGTGGATTGCCGCTCATCTCGACTTCCCCACTGTGAAGAAGATGCTGTTAACTGCTGAGTTAATTAAAGCGCCTGAATTGCGAGAGTCGGGATACTTATATCAAACTGTAGTACCCAGTGAAATTCATGAGGCAGTGAATGCTCTCGCTGTAAAACTCGCGGCACTGGCGCCTATCACTCAAAAATCCAGCAAACTGACATTAGCCCGCCTACTCCAAAGCAACCTTCCTGATTGCACAGATTTAATGCGTGAAACTTATAACAGCGCAGACTTTAGAGAGGGAGTGAACGCTTTTCTGGAAGGCCGTTCACCCCAATGGACTGGCAAATAA
- a CDS encoding SemiSWEET transporter, which translates to MEIIGYCAAFLTTIAFLPQAIQSWRTRDLTGISLGMYSLFTAGVGLWLVYGLIIEKWPLILANVLTFALALSILLLKLRHTAKHPK; encoded by the coding sequence ATTGAAATCATCGGTTATTGCGCTGCATTCTTAACCACAATCGCTTTTTTACCTCAAGCGATTCAATCCTGGCGCACTAGAGATTTGACCGGAATTTCATTGGGTATGTATTCCTTATTCACTGCTGGGGTGGGCTTGTGGTTGGTATACGGCCTTATTATTGAGAAGTGGCCCCTGATATTGGCTAATGTGCTCACTTTTGCTTTGGCCCTCAGCATCTTATTGCTGAAATTGCGTCATACTGCTAAACATCCGAAATAA
- a CDS encoding tripartite tricarboxylate transporter substrate-binding protein, translating into MHRPSNSAIKNYPDKPIRLVIPYPPGGATDVIGRIMAQELSKSLNQQVVPDNRGGDSGNIGADMVAKSPADGYTLLMGPSPHMPLTPILIKTRSSTTLKKISHLLMWWESCLSCL; encoded by the coding sequence TTGCACAGACCAAGCAATTCTGCAATAAAAAATTACCCTGATAAGCCTATTCGCTTAGTAATCCCTTACCCGCCCGGTGGAGCAACAGATGTCATTGGACGCATCATGGCTCAAGAGTTGTCCAAGTCACTGAACCAGCAAGTGGTTCCCGATAATCGCGGGGGTGATAGCGGCAATATTGGCGCAGATATGGTGGCTAAATCACCAGCAGATGGTTATACCCTTTTAATGGGGCCCTCACCTCACATGCCATTAACGCCAATCCTGATAAAGACAAGATCAAGTACAACCTTGAAAAAGATCTCACACCTGTTGATGTGGTGGGAGTCGTGCCTCTCGTGTTTGTAG
- a CDS encoding Bug family tripartite tricarboxylate transporter substrate binding protein, with protein sequence MKYNLEKDLTPVDVVGVVPLVFVVNPSVPVKNMKEFIAYAKANPGKLTFASSGAGAPQRLAMEMFRYQLGLDLLPVPYKGSGPAMTDLVGGQVLTMSETVPAALQFIQAGQLRPLAVTTAKRISQLPDVPTATEATGLPNFDVVSMFGILAPAGTPKPIIDKLSSDIKTILQRPDVQERMLAAGVYVNHLSPADSATRIHRELAMWGKVVKDANIKPD encoded by the coding sequence ATCAAGTACAACCTTGAAAAAGATCTCACACCTGTTGATGTGGTGGGAGTCGTGCCTCTCGTGTTTGTAGTAAACCCTTCAGTTCCCGTAAAGAATATGAAAGAGTTCATTGCCTACGCAAAAGCCAATCCCGGAAAGCTGACCTTTGCCTCTTCTGGTGCCGGCGCGCCACAACGTCTGGCAATGGAAATGTTTCGCTACCAACTGGGTCTAGATTTATTACCTGTACCTTACAAAGGTAGTGGACCCGCAATGACAGATCTGGTTGGCGGTCAAGTATTAACGATGTCTGAGACAGTCCCAGCTGCATTGCAATTTATTCAAGCTGGTCAATTAAGGCCACTAGCGGTAACTACTGCTAAACGCATTAGTCAATTGCCAGACGTACCTACAGCTACTGAAGCTACTGGATTACCTAACTTTGATGTGGTGAGTATGTTTGGCATCCTAGCTCCAGCAGGAACACCTAAACCCATCATCGATAAACTGAGCTCCGATATCAAGACTATTTTGCAGCGACCTGATGTTCAAGAGCGGATGTTAGCGGCAGGGGTCTATGTCAACCACCTCTCCCCAGCCGACTCTGCCACGCGCATTCACAGAGAATTAGCGATGTGGGGCAAAGTTGTCAAGGACGCCAACATCAAGCCGGATTAA
- a CDS encoding c-type cytochrome, which translates to MRQIWLWPKSGENTYKQVCADCHGTGVLNAPKFGDKAKWVLLIAEGQVTLTAHAYFGVRGMPPKGGNPNLSIEGFSDALVYMVNNSGGGNWKSPDAKTIAAINKEVEARKAGLNKK; encoded by the coding sequence CTGCGTCAAATATGGCTGTGGCCCAAATCCGGAGAAAATACCTATAAGCAAGTCTGCGCTGATTGTCATGGAACGGGTGTACTAAACGCCCCCAAGTTTGGCGATAAAGCTAAGTGGGTCCTTTTGATAGCCGAGGGTCAAGTGACATTGACTGCCCATGCCTACTTTGGTGTGCGTGGAATGCCTCCTAAAGGCGGTAATCCCAATCTCAGTATTGAAGGTTTTTCGGATGCATTGGTTTATATGGTGAATAACTCAGGGGGGGGTAATTGGAAGTCACCAGATGCGAAAACAATTGCTGCTATTAACAAGGAAGTGGAAGCACGTAAAGCAGGGCTCAACAAAAAATAA
- the feoB gene encoding ferrous iron transporter B has translation MSESTVHFFSSEPLVALLGNPNCGKTALFNLLTGSRQKVANYSGVTVERKEGRLTLESGKNIRILDLPGAYSLYPRSLDERVTCNVLLGRAEGEKRPDLVICVLSAMNLRRNLRLVLAAKRLGLPCIVVLNMLDIAKRQGLQIDTAALSSELGLPVLTSIGIQADGADEIKRLLSELDWRNLNGMRTGTSYATLENVASHIAHAESDNIQVQRILQNLKLDRIIPDQLSDRLDVVLLHPFFGPVILVVLLFCIFQAVFSWATVPMDLIKSTVEYLGGQIIEVLPNGWLRSLLVNGILAGLGGVVIFLPQILILFFFILLLEESGYLPRAAYLLDRVMGSVGLSGRSFIPLLSSFACAIPGIMATRSISNARDRMVTILIAPMMTCSARLPVYALLISAFIPEQKLWAGIDLQGLVLFLLYLAGILSAMAVAWMLKRFTSEQFRINALMMELPSYHLPRLGNLAISLWQRAEIFLRRVGGIILIMTVGLWVLSSFPFPPEGATGSPIQYSFAGMMGQALAHVFSPIGFNWQISIALVLGMAAREVVVSSLATVYALSSSSIDAADALIPLISSGWSLATALSLLAWFVFAPQCLSTIAAVKRETGGWKIPIIMLSYLFCLAYTASFITYQIASAFGLG, from the coding sequence ATGTCTGAATCTACAGTTCATTTTTTCTCGAGCGAACCACTTGTCGCTTTATTGGGAAATCCCAATTGCGGAAAAACGGCATTATTTAATCTATTAACTGGAAGCCGCCAAAAGGTGGCCAATTACTCTGGCGTTACTGTTGAGCGCAAAGAAGGGCGCCTGACACTCGAGTCCGGAAAAAATATTCGCATTCTTGATCTGCCGGGCGCATACAGTCTTTACCCTAGATCTTTAGATGAGCGCGTGACTTGCAATGTATTGCTTGGTAGAGCAGAGGGTGAGAAACGTCCTGATCTAGTGATTTGTGTTTTGAGTGCCATGAATTTGCGTCGCAATTTACGTTTAGTGCTGGCCGCCAAACGTTTGGGATTACCTTGTATCGTTGTTCTGAACATGCTCGATATTGCGAAGCGTCAAGGGTTGCAAATCGATACAGCCGCACTCTCAAGTGAGTTGGGCTTGCCTGTACTTACTAGTATTGGCATTCAAGCCGATGGTGCCGATGAGATTAAGCGCCTTTTATCAGAGTTAGATTGGCGCAATTTAAATGGAATGCGCACAGGAACAAGCTATGCGACTTTAGAAAACGTTGCCTCTCATATAGCGCATGCTGAATCTGATAATATTCAAGTGCAAAGAATTTTGCAAAACCTCAAACTGGATCGGATTATTCCTGATCAGTTAAGCGATCGCTTGGATGTTGTTTTGCTTCACCCATTTTTTGGCCCTGTGATTTTGGTAGTGCTGCTTTTTTGTATTTTCCAGGCAGTGTTTAGTTGGGCTACCGTGCCTATGGACCTGATCAAATCTACAGTCGAGTATTTAGGCGGACAAATCATTGAAGTGCTGCCAAATGGATGGTTGCGTAGCTTGTTGGTTAACGGCATTTTGGCCGGCCTAGGGGGTGTGGTGATTTTCTTACCCCAGATTCTGATTCTGTTCTTCTTTATTCTTTTGCTTGAGGAGTCTGGTTATCTCCCTAGGGCTGCCTATTTGTTAGATAGGGTAATGGGATCGGTTGGCCTATCTGGTAGATCTTTTATTCCGCTCCTCTCTAGTTTTGCCTGTGCAATTCCAGGAATTATGGCCACCCGGAGTATCTCGAATGCCCGTGACCGGATGGTGACGATCTTAATTGCACCGATGATGACTTGTTCTGCTCGTCTGCCTGTCTATGCATTATTGATTTCAGCGTTTATTCCAGAACAAAAGCTATGGGCAGGAATTGATTTGCAAGGCTTGGTTTTATTCTTGCTATACCTTGCTGGAATTTTAAGTGCCATGGCAGTAGCTTGGATGTTGAAACGTTTTACCAGCGAGCAATTTCGCATAAATGCGCTGATGATGGAATTGCCCAGCTACCACTTACCGCGCTTAGGTAATTTAGCGATCAGCTTATGGCAGCGTGCAGAAATATTTTTACGACGTGTTGGCGGAATTATATTGATCATGACTGTTGGTTTGTGGGTCTTATCCAGTTTCCCATTTCCGCCGGAAGGTGCGACAGGTTCACCGATTCAATATAGTTTTGCCGGGATGATGGGGCAGGCATTAGCCCATGTATTTTCTCCCATTGGTTTTAATTGGCAAATCAGCATTGCTTTAGTGCTAGGCATGGCGGCCCGTGAGGTAGTAGTGAGTTCTTTGGCAACGGTATATGCCTTGTCTAGCTCAAGCATCGACGCGGCTGATGCACTCATTCCCTTGATCTCAAGTGGTTGGTCTTTGGCTACTGCACTCTCTTTATTGGCTTGGTTTGTATTTGCGCCGCAATGCTTATCAACCATCGCAGCAGTCAAACGCGAAACTGGTGGCTGGAAGATACCCATCATTATGTTGAGCTATCTATTCTGCTTGGCTTATACTGCCTCTTTCATCACTTATCAGATCGCCAGCGCGTTTGGTTTAGGGTAG